Below is a window of Trueperaceae bacterium DNA.
AAGTCCTGGTAGACGAGAACGCCTTTCTCGTCACAAACGTCGTAGAGTTCCTCCCTCTCCACAACACAGTAAACGCGCACCATGTTCATGTTGGCTTCCTTCATGAACTGCACGTCCTGTTCGTACTTCTCACGTGTCATGTTGGCCTGGAATTGCTCACTCAAGTAATTTGGGCCTTTAGCGAAGATTCGTTCACCGTTGATGTAACACTCCCAAGTACCCTCAACTTGATGAAGGTGCCGTAATCCCATCCGGTCACTCATTTCATCTAGGACTCCTTGGTCATCAGAAACAGTAACTGTGATGTCGTAAAGATTCTGCTCACCCATATCCCACGGCCACCATAATTGCGGATCATCAACATCCACATAACAATCAATCTCCGAACGACCAGGCGGCAACAAAAAGTCATTTTCCACAAAATAGGCCTTACCATCGAAATTGTGTGGAGTTAGCGCAACTCTCACTCGCTTTGTTTTGAAGGATCCGCTAGTGTTGAAAATAACGATCCTACTTTGTACCTTAGCGGTACTTGATTCTAAATTTACAAGAGGAGTTGCTTTAAGCCGTTCGAGGTAACCATCTCTACTTGATAAAAGCGCAACGTCATTAGTGATACCCCCAGGGTCCACATTAGGATCATTAGCATCCCAATTCATACCCGGTAGCGCACCTTTGAAAATGTCAAAGCGTTTGGTAGGAGCNCCTGNGTTTTCCACCTTTACTACAAGGAGGTTTTCTCCTTCACGAATCCACTTGGAAACATCGAACGCAAAGTGCTGAAAGAAGCCCTCGTGACTACCGAGGTAGTATCCGTTAAGCCAGGCATCACAAAAGTAATCAACGCCNTTGAAGAGAATCCGNAAGACGTTATTAACTCCATCGGGAGTGTACGAGAAGCGAGTGCGATACCAGGCAATACCATCGTTGTAGTCGTACCCCTCAGTATGCCAATTAGCAGGTACCTGAATGTCTTCCCACAAACCATCATCAAACTCCACGTCGAAAAAGGTTGTCTCGCGAGCCCAGCTTTGAGTGGTTTTTTCCGGTTCCTGGAAGTCTCCGATGTTTTCTGGATCTGTCTTGAACTTCCAACGGCCATTAAGCGGACTGACGTTACGACGATTAAGCACTTACTGCTCCATGGAATAAGGTAATCATTTGAATAGAAAATAATTGTTGGACTTTCGGAAAAACGTAGTCTGACATAGACCGCCTCCACCTCTAATATACCTCTACTTTGGGCGTAGGTATATTTGTTAAACAGGTTAAAGATGCAAAGCTAGGAGATGCACATTCCCATCCGGAATGTACTAAATATGCACGGAGCTGCAAGGCTGAGATGCGAGACGCTACTTATCGGATGATAACCATCAATGTTTGTGATTCTAAATCAAAAAAGTCAATACAGTTATTAACAATAATTTTGTTTCTTGAAGTGATTTAAACAAGTTTAAAGAGTCATGTCGACGCAGAATTTGGGTATTTTTAGCGACGTAACGATGGTGCCGGGAGCGGGACTTGAACCCGCACGCCCTTTGGGGCAACAGATTTTAAGTCTGTCGCGTCTACCGATTCCGCCATCCCGGCACATTACTTAAACAGTCCATCAGTGCTACACAATACTACGGATGCAGTTAAAGCTTAAAGATCCCTATTTTATTATGCAATGGGTTTAATCCCTAGTCGAGGGAAGTCACAGTATTTATGTAGTCTTTGTCCATTTCCTCTGCACTCCAATTCAATTCCTTACCCAATATGTCGCTTACCCGTTTAGCAGCATTTCTAGTCGCTGTGTGATCAAGAACCCCCAAACGCGTACGGCGAGTTAGTGCATCTATACCAGACATAGCTCCTTCAGTTCTTGCCGCGTAAACTATCTCCGCTTCAATGAAAGGTTGATCCTCGGTCAGGCGCTTACTTAAACCGTTGGAGGCTAATTCTGCCACAACATTAGCTTGATCCCCATAAGCACGTGCTAGGTGATCAGCTATGTCTGAATCAAAACCGTGATCTTGAGTTAATTGGTCAGCAATATTTGGCGTAAAATGCTTGGCTCCAAATAACGCTAATTTCTCGGTCTGGGATGGCCTAGGTGCTGTCAATCCCTTTGATTTTATTGCAAAGTTTACGGTGTCAAGAGCCATCTTCCGATAAGTTGTCCATTTTCCACCTGCAACCGTAATCAATCCAGAAGTGCTCACATTAACGATGTGGTCCCTCGACAACTGTGCCGTATCAGACTGCGTTGTGTTTGAAACTAATGGACGGAGTCCTGACCAAGAAGCAGTAATGTCGTCTTCGGAGACAGGTATGGAAAAATACTTCTTCAAATGGTGGAGTAAGTAGGCAATATCATCGGCTGTTGCCTTAGGATCATGAACAATCTCCGCAGGATTATCAGTAGTGCCAACCAAAGTGTGGTTTAACCAAGGTAGTAAAAACAATACCCGGCCATCTTCTGTTTCCGGGATTAGTAGTCCTGTATCTGGTGGTGAGAAAGCTTTTGACAATACAATGTGAGTACCTGAGCTTGTAGATAATATCGGTCTTGCCATTGGGTCATCCATTAATCGGATGCTATCTGAGAAAGGTCCTGTAGCATTTATTATTGCGGATGCTTCAAGTTCCCACTCATTGCCGTTTGTAGTGTCGCGTAGTGCAGCACCAATCAACTGACAATTTTGCTTTAATAGTCCAATTAACTCAACCCTATTGGCTACGGCTGCACCCTGCTGATCCGCTGTTAATATCAAAGATACGTTAAGACGGGCGTCATCAAATTGCCCATCGAAATAGACTACTGCTCCACGAAGTCCTTTCGGCTTAAGCATAGGGAAGCGAACGAGGGCCTCCCGATTGTCGATAAAGCGACTAGGTTTGATGTTGGCTTTACCTGCAAGCCAATCATAGAGCTTCAACCCAGTTAGATAGTAGGGGATGTGTAGCGGATTATACAGGGGCGTCACAATCGGTAGAGGTCGGCAAAGATGAGGGGCTATAGAAAGAAGAATAGCCCTTTCCCTAAGAGCGTCCCGAACTAGACTGAATTGAGTCCGGTCAAAAGTTTTTATGGCTTGCTCTAAGTACCTTACGCCACCGTGAATTAGTTTTGTGCTGCGACTACTAGTTCCAGATCCAAAATCATCTCGTTCGATTAAAGCTACGCGAAGGCCACGGTTTGCCGCATCTACCGCTATACCAGCTCCGACTGCGCCACCACCGATAACTAGACAATCGAAAGGCTCTGAACGAAGACGATTGAGGGCCACTTCTCTGTTCAAAGTATCGTTCCTATAGACCTACCTAAGGCGTTCTGCCAACCTGATAGTAGGGCTTCACGGTCATTGTCCTTCATGATCGGTTCGAATCTCGTACCCTCTAACCATTGGTTAGCAATTTCTTCCTTGCTTTCCCAGAAACCCACAGCTAGGCCAGCTAGATAAGCTGCACCTAGAGCAGTGGTTTCTGTATTAGCTGGCCTAACAACGGGTACTCCTAAGATATCGGCCTGGAATTGCATTAGTAGGTTATTGTTGCAAGCTCCACCATCAACCCGTAACTCTGTTAATGGTATTCCACTGGCTGCTTCCATAGCTTGTACGACATCATGGACTTGGAACGCGATTCCCTCAAGAGCAGCGCGGGCCAAATGAGCCCCTGTACTACCCCTTGTAATTCCAGTAACGGTACCGCGAGCGTGTGGATCCCAATGGGGGGCGCCGAGTCCCACGAAGGCGGGTACAAAATAGATGCCGCCGTTGTCTGATACGGATGATGCTAAATCTTCAACTTCGTTCGAGTTTTGGATGATCCCCAGGCCGTCTCGGAGCCATTGAACAACAGCCCCACCAATAAAAATACTGCCTTCGGTAGCATAATTTAAGCCATTTTGATCCCAAGCTATGGTCGTAAGGAGTCGGTCAGGAGAAGCTATTAATTCTGTTCCGGTGTTGAGTAACAGAAAGCAACCCGTACCGTAAGTATTTTTCCCTTGACCAGGAGCAAAACAAGTTTGTCCAAAAGTGGCTGCATGTTGGTCACCGGCTATGCCGGCTATCGGGACCGAATCCTTAGATAATGAGGTTATTTCCCCGTAAATTTCTGAAGAAGAGCGGACTTCTGGCAGTAGGGATTTGGGGACATTAAAAATTTCTAGAAGGTCATGGTCCCAAGTTAAGGTCTTGATGTTGAATAAAAGTGTTCTACTAGCATTGCTTACGTCCGTTACGTGAACTTCGCCTTGGGTTAATTTATAAACTAACCAACTGTCGACAGTACCAAACGCTAGCTCTCCAGCTTCTGCCCTCGTTCTGGCTCCAGGCACATTATCGAGGAGCCAAGATATTTTGCTAGCTGAAAAGTATGGGTCTAGGACAAGGCCGGTGTTTCGTATGAAGAGATCCTCTAAGCCCTCTCTTGCTAAACGGTCGGTTATGGCGGTTGTTCGTCGGTCTTGCCAGACGATAGCATTGTGGATGGGTTTTCCTGTAGAACGATCCCAAATAATGGTGGTCTCACGTTGATTAGTAAGTCCTATAGCTGCCAAGTCTGAATGTGTTGCCCCAGAAGAGGCTAAGCATTCAGATATAACCTCACGTTGACTGGTCCAAATCTCGGTTGGGTCATGCTCTACCCAACCAGGCTTCGGGTATATTTGAGTTAACTCCCGTTGCGCAAATGATTTAGTCTGGCCCGCATGGTCGAAAAGAAGAGCTCTCGAGCTGGTGGTTCCCTGATCAATTGCTAAAATGAGATCAGGCATTACCAAAACCCTGTGGCGCCCCTTCTTTCAAAAGGTCTTCTAGGCGAAGGTGTGCATAAAGCCTGTCTCCCTGTAGCACTCGCTTTAGTATTATTTGGTCTCTGGGCGTCGGGCGGCTATGATTGCGACGGACGGTTTCAAAACGACCTACTCCTAAATGAAGACTTAACAGTGTAATTATCTCTCCTATGCGGAATTGATGGCGGCTAAAGGCCTTAAGCGTTAATTTGCTGGTGTCCGGGAAGAAATGTAGCGTAACGTTAGATTCAGGTAATAGCGTAGCACCACTATTTCCAGGACAAAGAGAATCATAGAAAGAGAAAAGGCGGGTATCTGATACAGCTTCGGGCTCTATGATNCGCCCGAGGTCTTNTAANATTTCTTTGCCAACTACTTCTTTGGACATTGCTTCGGCACTGGCCTGGAATCCGTCTAAAACAATATGTAGGCCATAGGACATAGGTTCCGGCATGCCTGGTAGCATACCAATCTGTTTGTGTTAAATGCTGAATGGATACGGAAGGGGCATAAACCAATTAATTAAAAGGTAGGTTAGTTCCTTAAAAAAGAGTTCTGTGTTTTAACATATCTTGAGTAGCGCTTTAGTTTTTTCAATACACTAGATCTAGCCTAATTCTTGGCGTTATAGTTCCTCGAGCCGTAAGAAACAAATTGTGTTGAAGTGTAATCAATTATGTTGTTCTCCTGGAGTTTCTTGTCGGGTCAATACGGTTTACTTTATAAATTGAATAAGAAACAAAGCTTCATACCAGGCAGCTATTAAAAGAAATAGAAGGACAATAGGAAATATTACGAACAGCTTTTTTGCCGCAANAGGGTAGGAACGNAAACCTCGGCGAATGATCGTNGCCAATAAAATCCNGCCANCAGCCACTACTAGGAAATANGCTGTTAATTCCAGAAAAACTAGGATCAGTACGAATAGAAGATTAGGCCCAGAAAAGGCTCCCAGTAGGCCAAAAGGAATTCCTTGAATAAAAAATGAGGACGCGCTTAGGACATATGCGGGAATTCCAAACAGCAAAGCAAAGGTACCTGTGAGAGAAGCAGCTACGACAACGAAATTTTGATAAAAGGTCACGGTAGCAGCCCGAACGACGTTACCACTGCCGTAAGCCTCAGTAGCGCCTACTGCTGTTATCGTGGTTTCTATGAGAGTAACCACGGAGTCACGACACTCGCTGGGTAATTGTGACCCAAGAAATGATCCGAGAAAAAACATACTGTAGAGGCCCAATAGGGTTCCTATCACTAAGCGTTTGTGAGATCTTAAGACTCTTAATCCTTCCTCTAACCATTTTCGTAGTATCGATTTCGTTATAGTTAAGTACAGGACAAACAAACTAAAGGCAGAAAAAATGGTTAGAGGAAGGGATCCCTGAAGCCAGCGACGGCCGGTTTGGTTGTCATCAATCCAATAGCCAACTTTGGTCGCCTCCCAAAGCGCTTTTCCCTCGCTTCGCTTCAATGTTACTTGAACAATTTCTAACCGGTTCCGAGGCAGGGTGGCACTATATGTATATTTGAGGACNGTGGGATCACCGGTATTTATGGCTCGGCTGTCATTGAGATTGACTTCTGTTCCCTGTAGGGGAGGTGGGTTCAGGATCACATCAGGTAGTGTTTTGCAAGCAGCCTCTAAGCCCAGATTTTGGTAGTTCTCAAAAGTCGGCCGTTCTAAGTTAAGCCACTTGATAATCGCCTGATCTGCAGTTTCTTGTGGGTCGGTACCGACAACTCGTTGGCTTATACCGATACTACTTATGGACACTATGGAAGCTAGTATTAAGGCTCCCAAAAAAAGGCGTCTTACCTTTGCTTGCATGCTGTTAAGCATACCTGGAACTTAGTCGGTGAGGGTGTGCAAGACATGACTCAAAAGATACAATCTATCGTGGGAATTTGGGGAAGAAGTTTAACTCTTATGCAACGCACTCTTTGGGGAGTGTTTTTGCGGTTTGTAAAGCCGGATGATTCTTTNGCTCAAAAGAATCTAAGCTCTAATGAATACAAACTCTATTCCAGGATGGATCCTCGGGAGCGCCATCATGGTTGTCAAGTAGCAAAGGAGNTCCTTCAGCGTAATCCCCAAAGTTCTGCTGTTTTGATTAGAGCGGCAATACTACATGATGTAGGTAAAAGTTCCCGTCCATTTGTCCTGTGGAGGCGAATATTGGTACACATCATCAAAACGGGAGTATTTCCACCCAAACCAATACTAGGTGGAATTAGAGGGGACATGCAGATGAAGGTAAATCACNCGATTTATGNGTCTGAAATGATCCGTAAATCGGGTGGGTGTGAGAAGGTTGCTCGATTGGTTGAACTCCATCATGATCCACGTNGGGATANAGAGGCTGAGTGGTTGANAAGGGTGGATAATGAAGCCTGAAGAATTACGCTCTTGGCTTTTTGAACGGAAAAATGTTGGGATGAGGCCAGGCTTGACAAGGGTTAGGTCGATGTTGCAGAAATTAGGAAACCCTGAGCGGGAATTTGATTCCATTCTAGTAGCGGGGACTAACGGGAAGGGAAGCGTTACGGCTTCTCTCGATTCATGTTTAATGGCGGGTGGGTACTCTTCAGCTCGTTTTACAAGCCCCCACTTGCAGAGAGTTACAGAACGGTTCGTTATTAATGGCCAGGAAGCGTCATTTGATCACCTGGCTCAGGTTTTGGCTGAGCTGAGGGATGAGGCGGATCGACTTAGAGCAAGTTTTTTTGAAATAACCACGGCTGCTGCCTTCCGGTTGTTCGCAGACGCAAAGGTTGATTTTGGTGTTATAGAAGTCGGACTTGGCGGTCGTCTTGACGCTACCAATGTGGTGGAACCGGTACTAAGCGTTATTACAGAGATTGGTCTTGATCACACAGGAACGCTAGGTGAGACCTTAGCCGAGATTGCAAAGGAGAAAGCAGGGATACTCCGATCTGGCGTACCAGCCGTTACTTCAGCTCGAGGACAGGCGTTACGTGAAATAAAATGTTCTGCAGCCCGGCTTGGTACCCCTCTGTTAACTCTAGACGAAGCTTCTATCAGCCATCAGAACCTTGGTTGGTCAGGATTGAAAATAGGCATAGAGGGATGGGGTAAGACAATTTCAGTACAGTCCCCCGCGGTTGGAACGCATCAGGTTAGGAATCAGGCTTTGGCTATAGCCGCAGGTTGGGCGATTAATTTGCCTAACGAATCTCTCAAGCGGGGGATAAAGAACTCTGTTTGGCAGGGGAGGCTGGAGAGGTTTTTGTATCGAGGTCGTGAAGTCGTTCTTGATGGGGCTCATAATCCGGCTGCAGCTAGAATCGTTAGTCGGGAGCTAACAAAACTACTTCCCGCGGGTTATACGCTCTTACTTGGCATCACTAAAGGTAAGGATGCTTTAGGGGTACTAAAGCCTCTCTGTAAAAATGCCAACCATCTGGTTTTAACCGAGGCAGTTAGTGGCCCCAAAGGTATGCCAGTATCGGAGCTTAAAGCTCTGTGTCCAGAATCTGATTCCGTGATAGATCCTGTGCAAGCTTTAGGAGCAGCCATAGAACAGACTCCTACGGGGGGTGCATTAGTGATAGCGGGAAGCCTTTATCTTGTTGGAGTCCTGCGGGAAATAGTTATGACAGATACCGTTAAATCAAAAAATAGGGTTTAAATCTAAAAAAGTGTAGGTTCGTGTGTCTGGAGCGAGGGTATGTGTTTAATGAGCCCAATTATCCCTAATAGAAGCACACCACAGAAAATGGTAATGGCCACCCTTGAAGTTTCGCCAGCGTAAATTAGTACCAATAACACTATGAGTGGATAGATACCGATAGTTATCGTCGAGGCGAGATTAACGCGGCGAAGCACCAGGATTATGGTAATCAAGGTAATTAAGCCAAATAGGGCAGGAATAGGGTAAAGAGGCAACCCAACTCCTAAAGTTGTAGACAACCCCTTACCGCCTTTTAAGCCAATATAAGGTGACCATCCGTGACCGACTACAGCCGTGGCCCCAGCGACTAGCGGAATGGCTAATAACCACAAATCAGTTGCTCCGTTTAAGGAAGCTAGCTTCATCCCGAGAAAAGTAGCCAGTGAACCTTTTCCGATGTCTGCTAGCAGTACTAATACGCCTTTAACCACCCCAACGTTACGAACGGTGTTCATGGCACCCATATTTCCGGATCCAATCGTAAAAATGGACTTACCATTTAACCTTGCTAAGAGAGCGGCGCTTGGAAATCCCCCTATCAGGTAACCAAAAAGTGCCGAGACTAGTAACGCGAACACTTTACTGGCTCGTCTCGCTAAAAGTAGGGCGATTACTATCAAAAGAGTGGAGGTGTTCAACATGGAAGGAGCAATATTGACGAAATAGCATTTCGTGCTCTTTCCGCTTAGCGAAGGGACGTTGGAGGCTAGAGCGAATCGTACCGACTAAAATTTCTCTTAGGTCGTCTCCTACTATTGTAGGAATTGGGAGGCCAATTTGGCACTTTTCACAGGTGATTCCCCCACCAGAAATATCGAAGAAATGAAGAGGAGGCGCCGTATTGCATCGGGAGCATCTCTGCACTCTCGGTGCTATTCCAGCTGCCTGTAGAAGTCGCCATGAGAAGATTAGTCCAATTTTAGCTGGATCTTCTGACTGGTTGAGTCCACGGAGGCCGCCAGCCAAGTAGTAATAAATCCGTTCCCCGATTTGGATATCTACGGTTAGGGCATCTGCCAGTTCCGCGAGCTGGTGCGCATGAGGATAAATTTCTGGACGGCTTAGGTTAGGTAGAGCACCGTTGAGCTGAACTTGCGTTAAGATCGCAAGGTCATCTTCCCGCCGGCGATAACTCTGGACAATTACATCGTGGAATAGACTTAGCCGACCTAAGTTCCCACCAGGTAGCTTACCTTTCCGAGCAATACCTCGCCATTTTAGGTTCGTGCTCAGAATGGTCGCAATTACATCCCCACTTGGTAAGGGCTTTCTCCTTATAACTATTCCTCCCGAGGTGGTATAGCGTTGTGCCATGGTAGATTATTTCATCCGTTCGTATTGAGAAGTTTGTGTTTGGTTAGGGGTCGTCTGCTCGTAACAATACAACGGGTGAAATGGGTTCTAAATGGGTAGGCTCGCCTTTCCCAATCCGAAGAAAATCTCCTGTCTTTAAAATACGAAAATCACCGTGGGGTAGGTCGATTATGACCTCTCCTTCAATCACTAAAAACCACTGTGGGGTTTGTGGTGTAAAACGTCCCCTTTCACTCACTCGTTGGACCGACAATGTAGTTCCCGGTACCTTTACAGGGAGACCGTCACCTGCACTTGCTAACCCTGAAAGATTCAAGGTATGGCCTATCATAAGTTAAGGACGTTTCTCAGATTGGGCCCTAGCCTTACCGTGAGCCATACGGAGCTTGAACATTCCGCGTTTGTGCATCGCGGCAACCTCTTCCTCGGTAAGTCTGGTGGCAGTGGCTACTGCCTTTAAGTCGATAGCGGCAGAGCCGTTTAAACCCTCGATTCGTGTTACTACATCGGCTACGTTTTTGTCTAGTTCAGCTAAATGCTGCGAAAGATCATCCCAAGTGGCTTTAGGCCGAGAGCTTTTGGGCTTACTGGCTTTAGGACGTTTCTTTTTGGCAGCGGCCCGACTACCCCTGGGTGTAGGTTTTTTTGCTTCCTTTTCAGCTAGCAGGGTAAGTCCCTGTTCAAATGTTACGGTTTCAGGAGTTATCCCTTTGGGCAAGGTGGCGTTTGTGGACGCATGTTTAACATAAGGCCCGTAACGTCCATCCAATACTTGCACGGGTTCTCCAGAATCCGGGTGGTCCCCAAGTATTCGGAGCGGTTTATTCCGGTTTTCTTTTTTGGTTATTAGTGCTATCGCACGATCCAGTGATGTCTCGAATAGATTGTCGCCCTTCGGTAGCGAGGCGTATACCTTTCCATGGCGTACGAATGGCCCGTAGCGACCTATACCAATTTCAATAGGGACTCCCGATTTAGGATGTAGACCAATATCTTTTGGCAAGTTAATGAGTTCAACGGCCAAAGATTCCGTGACATCCTGTCGGCTTAACCCAGGAGGTAGGGATACGCGCTTCGGTTTTTTCTTTGTATCCTTTTCGCCTAGTTCTAGGTAGGGTCCATATGGTCCGGAACGAAGGGTTATAGGAAGGCCTGTGTTAGGGTCTTCGCCAATAGCCTCATCGCCATCTTGGCCGTTACGTAGAAGTTTTTCTATACTTTCCTGGGTTAGGTCAGCGGGCGATAAATCATTTGGCAGAGAAGCGGTAACAATTTCGTTATTTATGCTACCTTCTACATAAGGACCATAACGACCAACTCGGACCCGATAGGGTCCCCATTTTTCAGCTTGGATAGTTGAGATAGAACGTGCGTCAATTGTTGTAAGACCCTCCTCAACACGAGCTTCTATACCATCTTCACCCAGGAAAAATGACTTTAGATAAGGAGTGGAATTAAGTTTGCCAGATGCAATATCGTCGAGAGCTGATTCCATTGTAGCCGTGAATTCTGTATCAACAAGATGAGAGAATTGATCTTCAAGGAGACTGTTGGTTGCGAAGGCCGTAAAAGTTGGCACCAGCTGACTTCCAGACTTCCTTGCATATCCACGTTGCATGACGGTTTCAATTATGCTGGCATAGGTGCTCGGTCGCCCAATCCCTTCCAACTCAAGAAGCTTTACAAGAGAGGCCTCAGTATATCGAGCGGGTGGTTTTGTTTCGTGTCCGATAACCCCAACACCATTACAAGCCAATTCATCCCCAGCAAATAATTCTGGTAAGGGTTGTTCTCTGTCCTCTAGAACGGCTTCGGGATCGTCTGAACCTTCAACGTAGGCCCGGAAGAAGCCTGGGAAAAGGGTAGTTCGGCCAGTTGCGCGGAAGAGGGCGACTTCGCCATCTCCTAACACTTCTATTCTCGCAGTGACAAACTTTAAACGAGCGTCAGTCATCTGTGTGGCTACGGTACGCTTCCAAATAAGATCGTATAAAGCTCCTTCTGAACCGGATAGTCCGAGACTGTCCTTTGTTTTCATTGCATTTCCGGCTGGCCTGATAGCCTCATGAGCTTCCTGGGCGTTCCTAGATTTGTTGGCGAATTGCCTTGGCGAAGGACTTAAGAATTCGTCGCCGTAAAGGTCCTTCACTGCTGTACGGGCCGATTCTAGGGCCTCTTGCGAGAGTAAGGTTGAATCAGTCCGCATATAGGTAATGAGGCCTTTCTCGTACAGTCCCTGGGCGACGCGCATAGTGTTTCGAGCAGAAAGGTTCAGTTTTCTGCTGGCTTCCTGTTGGAGGGTAGAAGTGATGAACGGCGGAGATGGGGATCTAGAAGAGATCCTTTCGTCTATTTCCTTTACGGACCAACGGTTCCGAGAGGCTGCTTCGGCTATAGTGGATGCTTTTTGTTCTTTTAGTAATAGAACGTCATTTCCAGCTTTGAGATGAGATTTCAATAGACCAGTATCTGGATCGAAGTCGCGTCCAGTTACGAGCCGGGTGTCTCCCAAGTGTGTAAGGGTTGCCTCAAAGGTAGTCTGGGCCTTTCCGAGGTTCGCTTTTAGATTCCAATATGCAGCAGGAACAAACTTCAATCGTTCTTTTTCACGGAGCACCATTAAACGAACAGCGACACTTTGGACTCGTCCTGCGCTTAGGCGGGGAGCGATCTTTTTCCAAAGAAGCGGAGAAATAGTGTAGCCAACAAGCCGGTCAAGAACTCTCCGAGTTTCTTGCGCCTCAACTAGGTCTTGGTTAATGGCACGAGTGTTTTCTAAAGCTTGAAGTATTGCTTTCTCGGTTATTTCGTGGAAGACCATTCTGCGTACCGGAATTTTTGGCTTTAATAGCTCTAGAAGATGCCAACCAATAGATTCGCCTTCTCGATCCTCATCCGTAGCTATATAAAGCTCATCGGCTTTTTTGAGGGCAGCCTTGAGATTCGTTACTACTGATTTTTTCCCGTTGCTCACAACATATATGGGCTGGAAATTGTTTCCTATATTTACGCCCAATCGCGACCATGTTTCTTTTTTGACCGCGGTTGGAATTTCTGCGGCGGAGGCTGGTAGGTCACGCACGTGACCCATGCTGGCTTCGACTTCGAAATTTTCCGGGAGGAAACGACTAATCGTTCTAGCCTTAGTTGGGGATTCGACTATCACAAGACTTCTGGTTTTAAGTTTGCCCATAATCATCGATCCCTTCTGAGAGTATCATCGCCAAAATATTATGCGGCGTTTTCGTTATTGTCAACTATTGTGCTACACGAATAACAAAAAAGCTATTGGAAAATTATAGCGGACTCCTGTGGGTAATGGCTCTTCCAAGGGTAACTTCATCTGCGTATTCGAGGTCACCACCGACCGGTAAGCCATAAGCTATTCGGGAGAGAGATACTCCTTTAGCTGAAAAGAGCTTTCCCAGGTACATTGCGGTTGCTTCCCCTTCCACTGTGGTTGAAGTGGCCAATATGACTTCGGAAACCTCGGTAAGCCGTTCGTCCAATTCTCGAATAGTTAGTTGATCCGGGCCTACACCATTCATGGGGCTTAAAGCACCATGGAGTACATGATATATCCCACTGTATTCTCCACTTCGTTCAATAGCTAGTAGGTCAGCAGGTTGTTCAACTACGCAAAGCGTCGCACGGTCACGACTTGGTTCATTGCAAACTGTGCAAATAGTTTCTTCGGTCGATTTGACATTGAAACAAGCAGGGCATTTGCTTAGGCCGGAGGCAGCGTCTTCAATGGATTGTGCTAACCGCAAAACTTCTTCTTCTTCCTTGTTGAAAATATGGAAGGCC
It encodes the following:
- a CDS encoding recombination protein RecR, producing MKYPPALLNLIRELGRLPGIGPKSAQRLAFHIFNKEEEEVLRLAQSIEDAASGLSKCPACFNVKSTEETICTVCNEPSRDRATLCVVEQPADLLAIERSGEYSGIYHVLHGALSPMNGVGPDQLTIRELDERLTEVSEVILATSTTVEGEATAMYLGKLFSAKGVSLSRIAYGLPVGGDLEYADEVTLGRAITHRSPL
- a CDS encoding DNA topoisomerase I, with the protein product MGKLKTRSLVIVESPTKARTISRFLPENFEVEASMGHVRDLPASAAEIPTAVKKETWSRLGVNIGNNFQPIYVVSNGKKSVVTNLKAALKKADELYIATDEDREGESIGWHLLELLKPKIPVRRMVFHEITEKAILQALENTRAINQDLVEAQETRRVLDRLVGYTISPLLWKKIAPRLSAGRVQSVAVRLMVLREKERLKFVPAAYWNLKANLGKAQTTFEATLTHLGDTRLVTGRDFDPDTGLLKSHLKAGNDVLLLKEQKASTIAEAASRNRWSVKEIDERISSRSPSPPFITSTLQQEASRKLNLSARNTMRVAQGLYEKGLITYMRTDSTLLSQEALESARTAVKDLYGDEFLSPSPRQFANKSRNAQEAHEAIRPAGNAMKTKDSLGLSGSEGALYDLIWKRTVATQMTDARLKFVTARIEVLGDGEVALFRATGRTTLFPGFFRAYVEGSDDPEAVLEDREQPLPELFAGDELACNGVGVIGHETKPPARYTEASLVKLLELEGIGRPSTYASIIETVMQRGYARKSGSQLVPTFTAFATNSLLEDQFSHLVDTEFTATMESALDDIASGKLNSTPYLKSFFLGEDGIEARVEEGLTTIDARSISTIQAEKWGPYRVRVGRYGPYVEGSINNEIVTASLPNDLSPADLTQESIEKLLRNGQDGDEAIGEDPNTGLPITLRSGPYGPYLELGEKDTKKKPKRVSLPPGLSRQDVTESLAVELINLPKDIGLHPKSGVPIEIGIGRYGPFVRHGKVYASLPKGDNLFETSLDRAIALITKKENRNKPLRILGDHPDSGEPVQVLDGRYGPYVKHASTNATLPKGITPETVTFEQGLTLLAEKEAKKPTPRGSRAAAKKKRPKASKPKSSRPKATWDDLSQHLAELDKNVADVVTRIEGLNGSAAIDLKAVATATRLTEEEVAAMHKRGMFKLRMAHGKARAQSEKRP